The following are encoded together in the Schistocerca americana isolate TAMUIC-IGC-003095 chromosome 6, iqSchAmer2.1, whole genome shotgun sequence genome:
- the LOC124620194 gene encoding uncharacterized protein LOC124620194, which produces MEVSEAVRRHPCIWDVKLGDYKNTQKRYDEWEEIAKAFNVSRKECEDKWHNLKSQYSHELAKRKSSKGTGSATSNVYHSSWYAFESMQFIRDNYKPLSHRSTHGVVPVMEAPATEGDGEGEGEGSISFPFDVTEMEEVTSATPPQDIVEVETTPVISVPPNESGSAAVSPCTTPSPSGSGRSSALKRARRDLDEDREGLLQTLRKVGDNLAGRKRDQFTHLGDFVANKLRFLYENGHTRIMARLENGICRCLQEANDEVIDPNAT; this is translated from the exons ATGGAAGTTTCAG AGGCAGTTCGCAGGCATCCCTGTATATGGGATGTGAAACTAGGAGACTATAAGAACACTCAGAAAAGGTACGACGAGTGGGAGGAAATTGCCAAGGCATTTAACGTATCAAGGAAGGAATGCGAGGACAAGTGGCATAATTTAAAAAGTCAATATAGTCACGAGTTAGCAAAAAGGAAgagcagcaaaggaactggaagtgcTACAAGCAATGTGTACCACTCTTCATGGTACGCTTTTGAAAGTATGCAGTTCATAAGAGACAATTACAAACCACTCTCTCATAGGAGCACACATGGAGTAGTACCA GTCATGGAAGCCCCAGCCACAGAAGGAGAtggtgaaggagaaggagaaggaagcaTTAGTTTCCCTTTCGATGTAACAGAAATGGAGGAGGTGACATCTGCCACGCCCCCACAAGACATTGTGGAAGTGGAAACCACTCCAGTCATCTCTGTGCCTCCAAATGAAAGTGGATCTGCAGCCGTGTCACCCTGTACCACTCCAAGTCCGAGTGGAAGTGGTAGATCAAGTGCACTGAAGAGAGCCAGGAGAGACCTGGATGAAGACCGAGAAGGTCTTTTACAGACCTTGAGAAAAGTTGGTGACAATTTAGCAGGCAGAAAAAGGGATCAGTTTACCCACTTGGGTGACTTTGTCGCCAATAAGCTCAGATTTCTTTATGAAAATGGCCATACTAGAATTATGGCAAGACTTGAGAACGGAATATGCAGATGTTTGCAGGAGGCAAACGATGAAGTAATAGATCCAAATGCAACATAA